A stretch of DNA from Dioscorea cayenensis subsp. rotundata cultivar TDr96_F1 chromosome 4, TDr96_F1_v2_PseudoChromosome.rev07_lg8_w22 25.fasta, whole genome shotgun sequence:
AAGCATGACAAGGCATGAATTGTTCCTTTTTAGGTCTTGTCTGTGTTCTCACTTTCAGCATGCATCCGATTTTTATTATGGACAGAAAGTTTATAATTCATTTCTATCTACTTGTCTTTATGTTGCATCTTTCAGAAATATGGGAAATATGCTTGAATTAAAGGCATTGATACTCACCAATTATCTGGCGACCTTCTAAAGGTATCTGTATTATAGGATAGAAATGGCTAATCGGTTGTTAAATAAAGTGGATGTTGCCACAGTTATGTTGATACAAATCTTAGtggtattttattaattagttatttgtttatttatgtatttattttgaagaaaagcGGATTAACCATGCTACTACTGAAGATCTTGGGgttatttttcattcatcacCTTGATTACCATGATGAATTAGAATAAATCTTTGCTTATTATCTTAATGATTatgaaagaaacaaatcaaTGAAATATATTTGGTAAATTTTCTTGTAGATTTGTTATATCTTacaaaaatgatatatttgagCTCGATGTATTCAGTTATATGTGAGTTAGAAGCTGGTGGCAAGCACACATACATGTGTCAAATTGAGGTGGTTAGTCTTCTATCTTCACTTTGTATCACATTCCGTGGCATCAAATACCAAGAGAAGCAGCATTCATTTAACCTTCTATAATATTATTCCGACATTTGATTGCTATAGTTCTTAGAATGACTCAGTATTATCAATCATGGCTTAAATTTTTTGGTACAATAACATCTGAAATGCTTCAGTGTAAGTTTGaactttttttatcttaaaactTCACATGTCTCCGTCTTGTTTAGATTATACATCCTTCAAATGCTGCACTTGAAAATCCTCGAGGAAGATTTAGATGattgaatattttctttttcatggttGCAATTACAATGGTATACTGGATATCACCGATTAGCAGCATTGTATGTTTTCCTGGAAGGTTTGGAAAGATTCTTAGATTCGGTTTTAGCGTCCATTCACTAACCAGACTTTGGTGATGCAGAACAAAATTTGCTTGTATTTGGAGCCTTCCAATAACGTCGCAAGATGACAAGATATTAACAAACAAGATGCACCTTTTAAGATTTACACGTTTTATGTTGAGGCAATCTCTATTTATCCTTTCCTTAagattcatttattatttattttattttattctattcgatttgataattttaaggTGATTGCTAGCTGATTGAGCTACGCAACTGCAGGGTCATCATTTATTAATACTCAGAAGAATCAAAGGGAGTTGAACCCATCATCTGAACTTAGATATGGTAATTtgctcacatttttttttttttataaattaggttGTAAATCCACCTGTTCTATGTTGCCTTGTGGTGTGAAACATTAGTGACTGGTTTTCAGAAGCTGTTATTGATTTCCATTAAATTGCCACACTATTCGTTTGTATTGTTGGTGTTTTCCCTTTGGGAaacctctttttctttataattatcTGGATAACATACATTTGCTAAAGAGAGTAGCATTTTGAATACGTTTTATGGaacaaagaaaaacacacacacatgcagtagtaggtttttttttgtctctctttttctttataattgtCTAGATCCCTGAAATCTTTCCAGTAATGAAGAAAAACCAGAAAATTTCTTATAAGTAGAATAATTTTGCtgaatttaaaaacatacaacCTAGATTCTTCAGACAGAAATTTTCTACCAGGCACATGTATATGCGTATAGCCCTCTAGAGTAGCCTGCTTGTGTTTGGAGAAGCTaaggttttatatttttacacacacataatatatacatagatagagagagagagagagagagagagagagagtttagaGGAGTAAGGCAAACCAATGcacaaataataatagtaactCATAAATAACAACATAAGAAGTAACAACCAAGTTTGGAGATCATTTCAAAGATAAAACACATTTAGTCACTGCGTTATGATTGCGCATTGCTGCTGAACTAAACCAGCTCATCATAAACCAAAACAGCCGCTATATCAGACAAGCCCAGACCAAACCAGACCATTtcgaagaaaagaagagaaacaaacaaaaatcgAGACACCTGGCATAAAACTACTAAGCACATGAATCTGGTGGCCACATACAAAGATTAATCCTGGAGAACCAAAAGCCAAAACCTGCTTCGTTTCTCTACTCaaatgcatcatcatcatcatccggCAGCGGTTGTGCTGCTGCAGCAGCAATCTCAGCCTCGTACCTACAAGACAGGCCACAAAACATTTGTAAATGAGCAAATTTCTGCTGTAATGTTAAAGTCAAGTGTTCATTATCAAGCAGAGTGGAAACCATTTTTGAGCCAATTGCACAAGAGGAACTAATTCTACCAGAGGCACTTAAATATGGAGAATGTTAGGTTTCACTTACTGTTGTTGAGCAGCCAGATCGATTTGAACTTCGGGAGGCGCAAGTGCAGGTGACTCGACAAAATGGAGATTGGGATCCCTGTTAGAGTATGCTATTCTATTATTATGAGTATCAAGGAAAAATGTGAACCTCACAACAAAAAAGGGGAAGGAATCAGTCATCTACCCAGCAAGTTTTCTAGCCAAATAGAGGAATGGCTTCTCAAAATTGTAATTACTCTTGGCAGAGATCTCATAATACTGCAGATTCTTCTTCCTATGGAATGTGACCATCTTAGCCTTAACCTGCCTGTTCTTCACATCAACCTTGTTGCCACAGAGAACAATTGGAATATTCTCACAAACCCTAATGGCCATAGAAGTCAAAATTAAAGCAATAAGACTCTGCAATTGGAGCAAAGTTATTGGAAGCACCAATCAGActtctaaaaacaagaaagctAACCTGCATAGATCCCTATGCCATGTTGGAACATTTTTGTATGTAAGCCGTGCTGTGACATCAAACATGATGATAGCACATTGCCCATGAATGCTGAAACCAGAACAAAATGGTCAATTTTTCACACAGAATTAAAAGGAAGGATAATAGTGCAACATGCCAACATGAGGAAATAGAAAGATTATTGAATTGTTATGTTGAAACTAAAAGGGACTCTTCATATCACATACATATCTATCTTGTGCAGTGAAATGTAAAATTTTGTAAGTGATGGTAGGCAAGCACTgaagataaatatttataaacatataccTAGTTAAGAATGCCTATAAGAATGAGTACAATACAAAGGAAAAAGTGAAGTTCCAATCCATTAAAGGATTCAATTAAGTAATCGACAAGAAGTGAACTTCAACGCTTAAAAGCATAACACACCAAATGAACAATAAGATGTACATAATAAGTTCTAATACCAACATGCAGCTAAAAGCGAATATTAAGTACTACAATCACAAAACTAAAATTCGCCAAAAGTTGATGCAtccaatgaaacaataaaaaaactccaGTCTGCTTGACAGCACCTACTAGAAtccattaatatattatagtaCTTAGTCATGATAATAGTTAATTTCTGAAATTTAGAAGCCAGAATAATAAGCAACATTGGCATTGTCCAATATATCCTATCATGAATCCTGATTAGAGCTATAAGATTATGAAAAATATCTGATCATTGGAAAAACCATTTATTTGGTGATTTATGCAAGCATCCACAAACTGTTCTTAAGAACATCAATAACATAAGACTAACTTATAACACTTGAATTTCCATTTAAAAcgcaaaaataacaaaagtaaaacaagcaTAAAGGTTCCCCTAATCATATATCAATGCCAATCAAAAAGCCGCAAGAACAATTGCATCCCTATTTTAGAGCATAGATTAGTAGATCCTAACACCAAATCCCAACTGGCCACACAAGAATACATACAAATTCTAACAGATATCTCAATCAAAACAGTGAAAGGTCAGGATATGACTCACTAGTATCCATCTCTCAGCCCACCAAATTTCTCCTGCCCGGCAGTATCCCAGCAATAGAACCTAATCTTCCCACAGTTAGTGAAGAAATCCAAGGGATGTACTTCCACACCGATCGTAGCTGAACATCATTCCAAATGcccaaaatcaacaaaaacttttaaaaaaaaattcaatattcaCAGAAAATCAGTCCAAAAACAGATAACTACGTTCATATTTCTTCTCGAATTCTCCGGTGAGATGCCTCTTCACGAAAGTCGTCTTCCCTGCAATCCGATCAACGAAACAACGTCAGCACAACCTCCGAACAGGCAAAACCTAAAATACCAGAAAATTCTCAACAATTCGTTACAATCTGAAGATAAGAATTGATAGACCACCTGTGCCACCATCCCCGACGATCACAAGCTTGAAGCTTGGGTAATCCACAGTCTGCTGATTCGGAAGCGCCtgcaaatgaaatcaaattcaaaaaaagaTCAGAACTCCGATCAAAACACACCATAACAccaagaaaaaccaaaattgGACAAGGAAaaccaaataaaacaaaagaaaagggaGAATCAAGGTACCATCAATGGCGAAGGCTTCGAGGAGTTTGCTTGGTGGCGGCGCTCTCTTCACAAGAGCAACTCCCAACGAAGGTCTCgagacaatgaagaagaaggaaagagggCCAAATATGTTATATAGTGGCGCATTGGCTTTCATCTAACGCACGCTCTCAGCGCCGTTGGATCAGATGCCACTTATCCCGGAGCTTCTCATCTTGGTTGTATACGTGGCTGAAGATCCACCGTTCCTTTCTATGATTctcaaaaattaagaaaatgtttgaactttctaatttttaattaccCAAATTCCTTGAATTATCCGAAATAATGCAAATtcacatacataaaaaaatatcatttttggaCCTTTCTGTGATTTGTTAGATATATAATATAGTTTTATATCCATtgattaaacaaaaatcataatgCAAATTCATAGAGGCTGTTGCGTCTTCTGACTACATTTGTAGATTATCTATTTATAaataggggtgtaaatgagccaagctactcgtgagctactcgagatcggcTCGGTCAATACTCGAATTCGATTTGATTTttcacgagccgagccgagctcgagcttctCATTTACGTTATCGAGCCAAGTTTGAGCCCAAACATACTCAGCTCGTGAGGCTCGAGAGCCTAAAcgaacttatatatatatatatatatataatattaaattatttatatattaattataaaaatatataattaaataactatattaaattgcttacattatatatatatatatatatatatatatatatatatatatatatatatatatatatatatatatattatccttaAACGAGCCGAACTCGAGCTACTTTAGATTTTtagcgagccgagctcgagcacaaaaaaatggctcgaacgagctcgagccgagctcaaGCCTTCGAATAATGTATTCGAGCCGAGCTCAAACCTGgtgatactcggctcggctcAGCTCGTTTACAACCCTATCTATAAACGTTGATGTTATCAATCGTTTGATTAAAATCCAATAGTGTCAATctttaattttgagattttattatACAGATGAATAAAGTAACTTAACATATTTGAaccattaaattttatttctactagatttatagtaatttttttaaaagtcaaaTCAAAACTGATCAATCCAAACTAAACCTAATTAACTAATCAACTCAAATTAAACCTAATTAACCCTTTCTTCTGTTTGTCTCTCTCCAAAAGCATTACTATACTCAACTCCgcaattgatgttttatatatatatatatatatatatataataaagctCCTTTATCATAGGCTGAAATTTTTTTGGGCTGAGTATGAAATCCATTGATCAACCTCAAGAGTATATTAATGTGAGTGCATATATGGCTTTATGAAAATGTACAATTGTGTATGCATAAATGGCTTTATAAAAATGTACAATTGCGTATGTAACTTTAGAAGAGTATGTTTGAGTTTTTCACAGAAATATCAGTATTTGTATCGAATTCTACTCGCTTAGAcgtcaacaattttttttttacaaaaaaataccattaagtattatattaaataaaataaacatagaatAGGGTAAATGTATAGATGATTTTTTAACGCATGATCTTCTACTACATATAAACATTGGTACACCACAACAATAATAGTCGAACAATCAAAacacttgatttttataaaaataattgagaatttaaaaaaaaaaatagatttaaaagtTGAGGTTGAGAGTTTTGCTCTCCAATAAATAAGTAAAGTATAATAATACAAAGTATATATTTAGGATGATTTGTCTacttgtcaatatatatataatgggttTAAAATTTAGCATAATATACCACCTCCTTAAAATCCCATGCTTTTGCCCCAAAAACaggataggaaaaaaaaattccttgaacTCTTTATTCAAAGGTTGTCTTTCAAAAGAGGATAAGAATAAAAAGAGCTGCTGTTCAAAAGTGCTTTAAATTTCAAAAGAGGAGATTAAAAGAGCAGAGGAACATTAAGACAAGTAATATCAATTTTTCAAAACACAAatctatttaaaagaaaataattataaagatttcaataaattatgcGCAAGTACTAAGAAAActtatatattgttataaacaaatatttttaatggatgcctatTGTagtaatttcactgtagcagccgACATTAGTATAGCAACTTCTAAAGATTACTGTATCAGCCGCAACACtgtggaatccatttctaacactGAATGCAGGAAGGATCGACAGgtaatataatactagcaaaccatacattttattcagTCAACAATGCATaagattttcttagaagcatacataaaaaacatacagtactaaagccactaaggctaatattgccagtacttttaaaataaacaagaaaaacaataatattatttttacaatgaggttttccatcaaatccaaattatcAAGCATCATCTTTTCCTAAGTTTTCACGGCAACCCTCTCTCCGGCGATCGTTGACAAAACCTGGTAAAGATCTGTCGgcccctttttctcttctccgaCGCCCTTCTCACTACTTCGCCGGCCCCTTCGAGTTTCTCCGTCGGCAACTCGGCCGGCTTTTCTCCGTCGGCAACTCGGCCGGCTTTTCTCCGTCGGCCCCCTATTTTCTTCTCTCCCCtatttttacttcttcttcccttttaaattataatcactttcaaacaaattttaattcccaatgCTGCAATAATTGCAGCGTATGAACAGTAccgtatacatgaatagtatcGTACATGAACAGTACCGTATATATGAACAGTATAAATGCTTTactctctattctaattacatgctgtattattattttgaagagaaaatgacaaatattggaaaaagagaatttgaggcccttcaaatctcggggagcaattatatatcctggagcctcgatatcaaactccatctgaaagcaagaaacctgagtaaaactattgaggctaataacaatgaggctagtgataataaggcgaaggccttaatatttataaggcatcatattgatgatggcctgaagaatgaatacttgaccattgaggatccacaggaattgtggttatcattaaaagagagatttgaacatctcagaatggtctacttgcccaaagcacgcaatgattggtcaagcctcaggtttcaagattttaaaagcgtgcaagaatataattccaagctatttaaaattgtttcagtACTACGTCTCTGTGGAGAAACAGTGACAGAAGGAATGATGCTCGAAAAAAcgtttacaacatttcacgcacgaaatgttatattacaacaacaatatagagaaaagaattttacaaaattctctgaattaatttcttgtctccttgtggcggagcaaaacaatgaattgttgatgcagaatcatcaatctcgaccatctgGATCAGCACCACTgccagaaattaattttgggcaaagaagatggcgTGGTCGCGGTACTGGTTTTAAAAACCGCGGTGGACGAGGAAATTATGGTGGTCGA
This window harbors:
- the LOC120259321 gene encoding GTP-binding nuclear protein Ran-3-like, producing MALPNQQTVDYPSFKLVIVGDGGTGKTTFVKRHLTGEFEKKYEPTIGVEVHPLDFFTNCGKIRFYCWDTAGQEKFGGLRDGYYIHGQCAIIMFDVTARLTYKNVPTWHRDLCRVCENIPIVLCGNKVDVKNRQVKAKMVTFHRKKNLQYYEISAKSNYNFEKPFLYLARKLAGDPNLHFVESPALAPPEVQIDLAAQQQYEAEIAAAAAQPLPDDDDDAFE